TACGCCTCAGGTTGTGCTGAAAACAGCAGTAAGCTGCCCCGGTCCCTTTCGCAGCACGCCAGTGGCATGGCGGCTCCAGAGTGGCGCTTGTCATTGAAGCTGATGGACCAGCCGTCTCCGCCCAAGTCGGTGCTGCAGTTCCCGGAGTCGGAGCCCGGAGATGTCCCCCCCGGAGAGTACCGAGTGGCCACCCTCAAGCAGCTGGTTGCGGCACAGTTTCCTGACTGCGTACCGGACCCAGAGCTTATAGGTGAGCTTCCGTCATCAGCCACTTCTGAATATAGTATATTAGTTGCGTGGTGATCTGTTAACGTCTCATAAATGCATTCAGAATAAGATGCTGGAGATGGTCCGCGTTTCTGATTATTTGCATGTACTGTCAGCTGAGGTCAGTTTTCGTTTGCCGCTGCATTCGCGTTTCAGAGCTGGTGTACTGCGGCAGAAAGCTTAAGGATGAGTTGACGTTAGAGTCCTACGGAGTCTTACCTGGATCCACCGTGCACATCCTGAAGAAATGCTGGCCGGAGCCTGAAGGCCACCCAGGTTAGAGCTGCACTGGTGCTTAATGTTTCATAGTATCTCTGTGTTACAGCTTCGCACACATTCACGCAGTTCGCTATTTACCTACTCACATGCAGTCACTGATGTCATCATATGTGAGCCTTCTTCCTGGAACAGCTGGCCTCTTAAATACACTACACGATGTCTTTCGTCATACACGCTTGCCTCCCAGATACCTTAGCAGCAAACATGGCATTTTGTAattactgttttattttatctgaacTAATTATTACAACATCACAGATGGTGTTGGGCTTGAGACATCTGCAGAGAGAACAGTTGTAAATAACTCCAGAAAAGTTAActtctctgtttttttctctgtgaCAGAGCCGGTGGACAGGACGACAGCAGCCCGGGAGTTCCGGGTCCTGCAGGCAGCCCTCCACACCAGCACGGCTTACAGAGACTCGGTAGGTGGGGCCGGCAGCTGGGTCCTGTCCAGCTGGGGTTCCATGCACACTGGGCTGTCTGAGCATAGCTTGCTTGAGGACAGATCAATTGTGGCAGGCTCATGCTGGAGTAAAAGTGACTGTTTTCCTAAGATTCCGTTGAGGATGACTAATATTAAAACCATTCTCTCTGTCCTCCAGGTGTTTAAGATGCTGAACAACAAGGAATCTCTGGACCAGATCATAGTGGCCACACCTGGACTGATCAATGATCCTATTGCACTTGGCATGTAGTCTTgttacacacagaaacacaccaaATAACATTTTCTTATTAAATGACTGACTTTCTTCCTTtctttttgtctgtctgtctgtgtttctttatctttccttctgtgtttctttctttctttaggAGTTCTGCAAGACAAAGATCTCTTCATTCAGTTCACAGACCCAGCCATGCTTGATATgtgagtttcttttttttaaacacacaaTATTTGGTATTGCCTAAAGCTACCTCTGTGCATCAGAGCGCATGTGTGTTGTGGTGCCttcatcccccacccccacccccacccccaggctaATCAGCTCCCATCCAGCTTTGGTCAACGCCATCCTCCTGGTTCT
The Paramormyrops kingsleyae isolate MSU_618 chromosome 13, PKINGS_0.4, whole genome shotgun sequence DNA segment above includes these coding regions:
- the ubl7a gene encoding ubiquitin-like protein 7a, with amino-acid sequence MAAPEWRLSLKLMDQPSPPKSVLQFPESEPGDVPPGEYRVATLKQLVAAQFPDCVPDPELIELVYCGRKLKDELTLESYGVLPGSTVHILKKCWPEPEGHPEPVDRTTAAREFRVLQAALHTSTAYRDSVFKMLNNKESLDQIIVATPGLINDPIALGVLQDKDLFIQFTDPAMLDMLISSHPALVNAILLVLHSVAGSVPAQTSAPSRNVSSASYSDMPGGFLFEGMSDDEEDFPEGNRAGPSSDTGGPSGTRPASLGYSGAVGPRPITQSELATALALASTPESSAVTPTTGNQATSSGVSPVPAGTPITNDIFNQALQQALQVSSLSTLQSQWQSQLQQLRDMGIQDEELILRALQATGGDIQAALELIFAGGAP